The following are encoded in a window of Pygocentrus nattereri isolate fPygNat1 chromosome 5, fPygNat1.pri, whole genome shotgun sequence genomic DNA:
- the ppa2 gene encoding inorganic pyrophosphatase 2, mitochondrial isoform X1, with product MRALLRWSARLGAGIVRPAGVGSLGGFGGFSGLGTVKMLHYRTEERGRPHSVDYRIYFKTSSGKYISPFHDIPLYAADQQNNDVPAKKQKRDDTELLLNMVVEVSRWSNAKMEIATKEALNPIKQDVKKGKLRYVANVFPHKGYIWNYGALPQTWEDPNHTDKDTNCCGDNDPIDVCDIGSKVCSAGQVIQVKVLGILALIDEGETDWKVIAINTDDPDASKINSIEDVRLSRPGHLEATVDWFRKYKIPDSKPENQFAFNGQFKDKDFAMEVIKSTHNYWKALVHKQTKCGEIICQNSSVCDSPFQCSDAEAAAIVNAAPEYGEALPLPAEVDKWHFLTQ from the exons CGCGCGCTGCTCCGTTGGTCCGCGCGCCTCGGAGCTGGCATTGTCCGTCCTGCCGGTGTGGGCAGTTTGGGAGGTTTTGGTGGCTTTAGTGGGCTCGGTACCGTCAAAATGCTGCATTACCGGACAGAGGAGAGGGGCCGCCCGCACTCAGTCGACTACAGGATTTACTTTA AAACTTCCAGTGGTAAATACATTTCACCCTTTCATGACATCCCCCTGTATGCCGCTGATCAACAG AATAACGATGTACCAGCAAAGAAGCAGAAAAGAGACGACACTGAG CTTCTCTTAAATATGGTTGTAGAAGTTTCCCGCTGGTCAAATGCCAAGATGGAG ATCGCCACTAAGGAAGCACTGAACCCCATCAAACAAGACGTTAAGAAAGGCAAGCTTCGCTATGTGGCCAATGTTTTCCCACATAAAGGCTACATCTGGAACTATGGTGCACTGCCACAG ACTTGGGAGGATCCCAATCACACAGATAAAGACACCAACTGCTGTGGAGACAATGACCCAATAGATGTGTGTGATATTGGTTCCAAG GTGTGCTCTGCTGGGCAAGTGATTCAGGTGAAAGTTCTGGGCATTTTGGCTCTGATTGATGAAGGAGAGACTGACTGGAAGGTCATAGCCATCAACACTGACGACCCAGATGCTtccaaaataaaca gTATTGAAGATGTTCGTCTGAGCAGACCCGGTCACCTGGAGGCCACGGTGGACTggtttagaaaatataaaataccagACAGCAAGCCAGAGAACCAGTTTGCTTTCAACGGGCAATTCAAAGACAAG GACtttgccatggaagtgattaaaTCAACGCACAACTATTGGAAAGCCCTGGTgcacaaacagacaaaatgtgGAGAAATAATCTG TCAGAACTCCTCAGTATGCGACAGCCCGTTCCAGTGCAGTGATGCAGAGGCCGCTGCAATCGTCAATGCG GCTCCTGAATATGGAGAAGCTCTGCCGCTTCCTGCAGAAG tggaTAAATGGCATTTCCTGACACAGTGA
- the ppa2 gene encoding inorganic pyrophosphatase 2, mitochondrial isoform X2 gives MTSPCMPLINRITMYQQRSRKETTLRLTLTAEYSSVNTEIVFILTLQLLLNMVVEVSRWSNAKMEIATKEALNPIKQDVKKGKLRYVANVFPHKGYIWNYGALPQTWEDPNHTDKDTNCCGDNDPIDVCDIGSKVCSAGQVIQVKVLGILALIDEGETDWKVIAINTDDPDASKINSIEDVRLSRPGHLEATVDWFRKYKIPDSKPENQFAFNGQFKDKDFAMEVIKSTHNYWKALVHKQTKCGEIICQNSSVCDSPFQCSDAEAAAIVNAAPEYGEALPLPAEVDKWHFLTQ, from the exons ATGACATCCCCCTGTATGCCGCTGATCAACAG AATAACGATGTACCAGCAAAGAAGCAGAAAAGAGACGACACTGAG gttgactttgaCAGCGGAATATTCCAGTGTGAATACTGAGATTGTGTTTATCTTGACTCTGCAGCTTCTCTTAAATATGGTTGTAGAAGTTTCCCGCTGGTCAAATGCCAAGATGGAG ATCGCCACTAAGGAAGCACTGAACCCCATCAAACAAGACGTTAAGAAAGGCAAGCTTCGCTATGTGGCCAATGTTTTCCCACATAAAGGCTACATCTGGAACTATGGTGCACTGCCACAG ACTTGGGAGGATCCCAATCACACAGATAAAGACACCAACTGCTGTGGAGACAATGACCCAATAGATGTGTGTGATATTGGTTCCAAG GTGTGCTCTGCTGGGCAAGTGATTCAGGTGAAAGTTCTGGGCATTTTGGCTCTGATTGATGAAGGAGAGACTGACTGGAAGGTCATAGCCATCAACACTGACGACCCAGATGCTtccaaaataaaca gTATTGAAGATGTTCGTCTGAGCAGACCCGGTCACCTGGAGGCCACGGTGGACTggtttagaaaatataaaataccagACAGCAAGCCAGAGAACCAGTTTGCTTTCAACGGGCAATTCAAAGACAAG GACtttgccatggaagtgattaaaTCAACGCACAACTATTGGAAAGCCCTGGTgcacaaacagacaaaatgtgGAGAAATAATCTG TCAGAACTCCTCAGTATGCGACAGCCCGTTCCAGTGCAGTGATGCAGAGGCCGCTGCAATCGTCAATGCG GCTCCTGAATATGGAGAAGCTCTGCCGCTTCCTGCAGAAG tggaTAAATGGCATTTCCTGACACAGTGA